One Heptranchias perlo isolate sHepPer1 chromosome 2, sHepPer1.hap1, whole genome shotgun sequence DNA segment encodes these proteins:
- the LOC137332909 gene encoding C-C chemokine receptor type 4-like has product MNYAMNTTEMMYSTSSDYSYDSVDYSPCNVEAAEEFGASFLPVLYSLVFVFGLPGNALVLWILLKYKRLKSMTDVYLLNLAISDLLFVISLPFWAYLAANEWIWGDAFCKIINAAYMLGLYGGIMFIILISIDRYLAIVHAVFAVRARTARYGVISSLVMWCVAILASLPTLIYNKVGVIEGRKICYTFFPTENVSNWKPFSHFEVNVFGFLVPLTIMVFCYSRIILTLLRNKSYKKHRAIKVIFTVVIVYFVFWTPYNAVLFLHYCKEQGILNGCEVSYKLSIALKVTESITFVHCCLNPVIYAFLGEKFRLYLRRLFHSCLPSIFGCKKCDNVHFAPREFMTSVRSQSTGDHDSSMVM; this is encoded by the coding sequence ATGAATTACGCGATGAATACGACTGAAATGATGTACAGCACCAGCAGTGACTACAGCTACGACTCTGTTGACTATTCTCCATGTAATGTAGAAGCTGCAGAAGAATTTGGAGCAAGCTTCCTCCCAGTGCTTTATTcgcttgtgtttgtgtttggactCCCAGGGAACGCCCTTGTATTATGGATTCTCCTGAAATACAAACGCCTGAAGAGTATGACCGACGTGTATCTTCTCAATTTGGCAATATCTGATTTGCTTTTTGTCATATCACTGCCTTTCTGGGCATATTTAGCCGCAAATGAATGGATCTGGGgagatgccttctgtaaaatcaTTAATGCTGCGTATATGCTTGGCCTCTACGGTGGCATAATGTTCATAATACTGATAAGTATAGACCGCTACCTTGCGATTGTTCACGCTGTGTTTGCTGTCAGGGCTCGGACTGCTCGATATGGGGTTATTTCAAGCCTGGTCATGTGGTGTGTAGCTATCTTAGCTTCCCTTCCCACACTGATCTATAACAAAGTTGGTGTCATTGAAGGAAGAAAGATTTGTTATACTTTCTTTCCAACTGAAAACGTTTCAAATTGGAAACCTTTTAGCCATTTTGAAGTCAATGTGTTTGGTTTTTTGGTACCATTGACCATAATGGTTTTCTGTTATTCAAGGATCATTCTAACCCTGCTTAGAAACAAAAGTTATAAGAAACATAGGGCTATCAaagttatatttactgtagtgaTTGTGTATTTTGTATTTTGgacaccgtataatgcagtgctgtTCCTGCACTACTGCAAAGAACAGGGTATTTTAAATGGTTGTGAAGTCAGTTATAAGTTGTCTATTGCACTGAAAGTAACTGAGTCCATCACATTTGTACACTGCTGTTTGAACCCGGTCATTTATGCATTTTTGGGTGAAAAGTTTAGATTGTATCTCCGCAGACTTTTTCACAGTTGTTTGCCTTCAATATTTGGATGTAAAAAATGTGACAACGTTCATTTTGCTCCTCGTGAGTTTATGACCTCCGTCCGTTCACAATCCACTGGTGACCATGATTCGTCCATGGTTATGTAG